A window of Pirellula sp. SH-Sr6A contains these coding sequences:
- a CDS encoding M3 family metallopeptidase, with product MRGRIIRLLAAATLLPSLPSFAQDLIQPNLKLPSTLRFASMTNSNPLMVPSSLPHLAPEFGKIQDEHFLPAFDAGMREQIEQVEAIAETKAAPTFENTLVALEKTGEMLRRVQAIFFNLASAHTNEKIQSIEEEIAPKLASHYDDIYLNKKLFTRVETLWNNRQSFRDWNEEQQRLLKEYYESFVRAGAKLNDQEQKRIREINERLSSLTTQFQNNLLALTKERSVWIDDAAQLKGMSDGDIAAAAEAAKEKGREGKYLLTITNTTRQPVLISLKNRDTRKKVWEASANRGLGENGGLDNRPLVLELAKLRAERAKILGYASHAAFTLENQMAATPQAAFKMLQDLVPGVVSKAKAEAVEIAAAMKKDGIADDVQPWDWEHYAEKVRAEKYEVDESLIKPYFELENVLHQGVFYTFGKLYGVEFRERKDLPVYHPSVRVFDVLSKDGKQIGLFYADYYQRDSKRGGAWMDAFVNQSKLLHQLPVVVNVMNIPQPAAGEPTLLSLDHVMTMFHELGHGVHGLFSNVEYPLLSGTSVPRDYVEFPSTFHEDWAIDPEVLANYAKHYKTGESLPIDLLNKSILANKFNKGYETLEYLSAALLDLGWHSVGSDTSISDVESFERELLARYGVDYKPVPPRYRTSYFAHVWSGGYSAGYYAYLWSEVLAADAFAHMRANGGLTPENGRKLRETVLSRGGSREVMKQYIDFRGKEPTVDALLERRGLK from the coding sequence CACTTCCTCCCGGCCTTCGATGCGGGCATGCGGGAACAAATCGAACAGGTCGAAGCGATCGCAGAGACGAAGGCGGCTCCCACTTTCGAAAATACGCTGGTCGCATTGGAGAAAACCGGTGAGATGCTGCGCCGCGTCCAAGCCATCTTCTTTAACTTGGCATCCGCTCACACCAACGAAAAGATCCAGTCGATCGAAGAGGAAATCGCCCCCAAACTGGCCTCCCACTACGACGATATCTACCTCAACAAAAAACTGTTCACCCGTGTTGAAACGCTTTGGAACAATCGCCAGTCCTTTCGCGACTGGAATGAAGAACAGCAACGACTGCTAAAGGAATACTACGAAAGCTTCGTCCGCGCAGGAGCCAAACTCAACGATCAAGAGCAAAAGAGAATCCGCGAGATCAATGAACGTCTTTCGTCCTTAACGACGCAATTTCAGAACAACCTGCTGGCCCTTACTAAGGAGCGTTCGGTCTGGATCGACGATGCCGCCCAATTGAAAGGCATGTCGGACGGGGACATAGCGGCAGCCGCTGAAGCGGCCAAAGAGAAAGGTCGCGAAGGGAAGTACCTGCTCACGATCACCAACACCACGCGTCAACCGGTTCTCATCTCTTTGAAGAATCGCGACACGAGAAAGAAAGTATGGGAGGCCTCCGCCAATCGAGGGCTGGGAGAAAATGGTGGTCTCGACAACCGTCCTTTGGTGCTGGAGCTGGCGAAGCTCCGAGCCGAACGAGCGAAAATCCTGGGGTACGCGAGCCATGCAGCGTTTACGCTAGAGAATCAGATGGCGGCGACACCGCAAGCCGCTTTCAAAATGCTGCAGGATTTGGTGCCAGGCGTTGTTTCGAAAGCGAAAGCGGAAGCAGTCGAGATCGCTGCCGCCATGAAAAAGGATGGAATTGCAGACGACGTACAGCCTTGGGATTGGGAGCACTACGCGGAGAAGGTACGGGCAGAGAAGTACGAGGTCGACGAGAGCTTGATCAAGCCCTATTTCGAATTGGAGAATGTGCTTCACCAAGGTGTTTTCTACACGTTTGGCAAGCTCTACGGAGTCGAGTTTCGGGAACGAAAGGATTTACCGGTCTATCATCCTTCGGTGCGCGTTTTCGATGTCCTTTCGAAGGACGGAAAGCAGATCGGTCTCTTTTACGCCGACTACTACCAGCGTGACTCCAAGCGCGGTGGGGCCTGGATGGACGCGTTCGTCAATCAATCAAAACTGCTTCATCAACTGCCGGTGGTCGTCAATGTGATGAATATCCCCCAGCCTGCAGCCGGGGAGCCAACGCTACTGAGCCTGGACCACGTTATGACCATGTTCCACGAGCTCGGTCATGGAGTGCACGGTCTCTTCTCGAACGTGGAGTACCCCTTGCTCTCCGGTACGTCGGTACCTCGTGATTACGTCGAGTTTCCATCAACCTTCCATGAAGATTGGGCCATCGATCCCGAGGTCTTGGCAAACTACGCCAAGCACTACAAGACAGGCGAATCGCTTCCGATCGATCTTCTTAACAAGAGTATTCTCGCGAACAAATTCAACAAAGGCTACGAGACCTTGGAATACCTCTCGGCTGCGTTGCTCGATCTAGGATGGCATTCAGTAGGGTCCGACACTTCGATTTCAGATGTCGAGTCGTTCGAGCGCGAACTGCTGGCGCGGTATGGCGTCGACTACAAACCCGTTCCACCTCGCTACCGAACCTCCTATTTCGCCCACGTTTGGTCAGGTGGCTATTCGGCAGGCTACTACGCCTATCTCTGGAGCGAAGTCCTGGCTGCGGACGCCTTTGCCCACATGCGGGCCAATGGTGGCCTCACGCCCGAAAATGGTCGAAAGCTTCGAGAAACGGTTTTGTCTCGCGGCGGATCCCGGGAAGTCATGAAGCAGTACATCGATTTCCGTGGCAAAGAACCGACTGTCGACGCATTGCTGGAGCGACGCGGACTCAAGTAA